The Nitrospira sp. sequence CATATTGGAATGTATGAACCTCCATCTTGTGCTCTCCATGATGTCTGAGGCTAGGCCGCCCACCAATCGGCACTTGCGTCAAACCAACTAGGTAGTGTTTCGGTATGTCAATCACAAAACTTGATAAGACTGGGAATGAGGGCTACGGGAATGACAACTAATCGATACCTTAGGTGAATTCTAAATCCTACAGATGTACACCTACGTGCTTGATAAGGCACCTGATCGTGCTAGGAGCAGGGGAAACCTTGAATTAATTCGGTTCCGAGTGAGGCCGCCATTCAAGCCCTGCCAGTAGGGAGTCCCGGTGAGAGCCCAGATCGTACCGCACTATTACCCTTAGTGGAGGTGGTGGATATCAGTCAGCAGCGCCTTGAGCCGATGGTATGGCACTACTCATATGAAACTTATGACCACCCTGAAGTAAGGCTTCCCCTTGCATCACGCCAATGGGGTGTCCAGGCGAGGGTCACGAGTTTGACAGCAATGTTAGCCTTGGTGGGTTTGATAGAGATGGTTTCGAGTTTTTCGTTCAACGGATCGGATGCGGCAGCCAACGCTTCGCTCTCCGACTTGAACTGCGCTTCGAGATCCATCAGTTGCTGTTGAAGCGCCGCGACATTTTCCTCGGCTACCCCGACATCCTGCGACTCTTTCATGACGCGGCCGGCACTCCGGATCGCAGTCGTGGCTCGTCCGATATTTGACGCGCTGATCGCCTTCCGTCCAAGAAAGGCCCCCAGAATGGAAGCTCCCACGGAAATCGCCGCTTGCATCTGGCTGGAACGGGATTCGGTCTGCTGCTTTTCCTTCGCCAACTCCGCACGCCTGACTCGTTCTTGAAGTGTCGCAATCTTGGAACCGTATTTCTGGCGAAGCGCCTCCGCGCCCTTGTCGCGCTGTTCTCGCCCGGTCTGCTGTAACCGCACTCGGAAGTCGCGCTCAGATTCGCCAGGCTTAGACACTTCCTTGGTAATGGAACTCCTGTACAACTCAACTTTCTGCGTCCGGAAGAGCCAACCGCCGAACTCCTTGTTCCAGTCGGCGTAACTCTTGGCCTTGCCGGCACTTGTCGGCAAGCCAAGAAACTGCGCGCCCTCTTTTGGGTTCTGTTCGAGATCGGCCACCGCCACATCCACTGGTGTTCCACGGTCCCAGTCGACAGTCACCGGGCCATCGCCCATGGGTGCCAGGACAATCACATCCTGGATCGTGTCGATCCCGCTTTTCGTATCGGAGAAGCGGATCTGCGACGAGCCGAGCAACATGGGCGCATAGATCAACTCGCTGCCTTCAGGCTGCGTCCCACGCAATGGCACGAAGTGTTGCGGGACATCCGGCGGGACGATGGGACGTGCGCTGCCTTTGGGTGACTTGGCTGGTTTTCCGGCAGCACGAGGCGCACCAACTCCCGCTTGAGCATCGCGCACAGGATCCATCAGCTGCTTGATCTGTGTCCTTGTCAGAGGTCCACGGAGATAGGAGAGGCACCACCGTGTCTCAAACACGACCGGCTCATCCTCATGCACATTGTTCATCAGAAAGATCCGATTGCCGAGACCTGCCAAGGTTTGTTCCATGCGGCCACGGTCGAATTTCTTCCCGGCGCTAGTCGAAGCCCCTTCCAACCCCTCCAACACTCGGGCTTTATCCCGTTCAGTCTGCAACCGTCCAATGAACCACGTGCCCGTATTGGCCAATCCCTTGTAATCGAGATCGACGGGATTCTGCGTCGCGAGCACGACCCCCAAACCAAACGCCCGCGCCTGCTTGAGCAAAGTCATCAGCGGCAGCTTGGATGGAGGATTGGCCACGGGCGGGAAATACCCGAAGATCTCGTCCATATACACGAGGGCCCGCAGACTGGTGGTGCCCGATTGAGCTCTCATCCAACCGACCATCTGACTGAGCAAGAGCGTCACGAAAAACATGCGTTCTGCGTCGTTCAAATGAGCGATTGAAAAGATCGCCAGACGTGGCTTACCCGACGAGGTGTAGAGCAGCTGCTGAATATCGAGCGATTCTCCTTCCAGCCAGGCTTGAAATCCTGGAGCCGCCAAAAGATTGTTCAGCTTCATCGCGAGTGCAAAGCGGTCCTTAGACGGGAAAAACGAATCTATGTCCATCACGCCGATCTTCGACACCGGCGGCGATTGGATGGCCTGAATCAGTGCTGCAAGATCGAGATCTTCCTCTTGCTTCCACGTCTGATCCAGAATCGTCGATAGGAGAATGTGCTCGCGGCTTTGGATCGGATCGGCTTCGATCCCAAGTAAGCCCAACAAACTGGTCACGGTCGTACTGATTCGTTCACGCAGAAGTTCGGAGTCCTCACGCACATCAGCCGTCGGCGCGGCAAAAGACTTAAGGATAGAGACCGGGAGTCCGGCGTTACTGCCGGGCGTATAAATCGCGATGTCTGCAGCATCCCGGAGGCGCTGTATACGAGCGCCATCCTGTTGCCATCCAGCCAAGCCCTTGGTCCATAATTCAGCCTGTGCCTTCGCATACTCGATGGACGACAGGCATTTCTTGCGCGCATCGTCCTCATTGATCCATGGCTGAAAATCTTCGCCCTGGAGCGACGGGAACGTCAGCATCAAATTGCCAAGGTCGCCTTTTGGATCGATGATAATGGCGGGAATGTTGTCGATCGCCGCCTCTTCAAGAAGCGCAAGACAAAGTCCGGTCTTGCCGCTGCCGGTCATGCCGACGCAAACAGCATGCGTCACGAGATCTTTGGAATCATAGAGCAGCAAACCAGGCTTGGCTTGCTTAGCCGCGAGATCATATGGCCGTCCCAGGTAGAAGACACCGAGCTTTTCGAAATCTTCCGTGGCCAGGGGTGCAGACGGGGATGCCGGTGAGGATTTCTTTTCGAGACTCTCGGACTTCGCACTCGAGTCGGTCTTTTTCGATTTCGGCATACCCATACCCCCTTCGCTCAACAGCCGAGATAGATGTGTGCGGTATTGTAGTGGCCTAAAGAATGTGCTGCAAGCGGGCTTGGTAAGGTTTCATCAATCGGGCGAGCTGCGGTCTAAGCCTAGCGAGGGACAGAAGCAGGATGGTGAGAAGGTTGATTACGGCTCGAACGATAACACATCGTCGTATCCTCGATCGTCACCATTCTTTGAAGATGATGAACACCGCCACCACGATAAGCGCGAACCCCACCACATAGTTCCACTTCATCGCTTCTTTCAAGTAGACGACTGAGAAAATCGAGAACACGACCAGGGTGATGACCTCCTGGATCGTCTTGAGTTGCGCCGCATTGAACTGGGCATGGCCGATCCGATTGGCCGGCACTTGAAAGCAGTATTCGATGAACGCAATACCCCAACTCGCCAGAATCACCGTGAACAAGGGATATTCCTTGAATTTCAAGTGGCCGTACCACGCGAATGTCATGAATATGTTCGAAATCGTCAACAACGCCACAGTCTGCATCGGACACACCCCTCCCTCTTTTAGGCACGGTTGGCCTATTGTCCCTTGAATGGGCACAGCAGAAAAGGAAATGATCAATTACCGGAAAGACCTATGGAGGAGCAAGGGATGAGCTGACAAGAAGTGAAAAGAGCGCGTTCAGACAGGAGAACACATCTGGCTGCATGTCACGCCAAGCTACCTCGTGACTTTATCGAAGAACACCCAAAAACCACAGCAAGACCAAGAGACTGGCCGGAACTCCGAGGAGCCATAAAATGAAACCTTTTCCCATCGTTCCCATAGATCCCTCCTTCTTCGAGTTGTGTTTTCGCGTCTATTGAATCAGCAATGAGTGTCCTCGTCAGTTAACCGGAGGTCTGCGACCTGTCAGCAAATGGACGAGCAGAAAGATGATCGCGATGAGAAATAATACCCATGAAATATGCGTGGCCACGGCGGCTGCACCACCGGCCCCCACCGCCGCCGCAACAAATCCTATGATGAGGAACACCAGCGCATAGTAGAGCATACGATTCCCCTCTGGTTGTGCGAAGAACCGGGTCTCGATCCGGTTCTTCGCTGCCTCAACTGTTCATCGAACGGACATGCGGTCATCCATGAAAACTGCGAATCAATTTACTGGCTCTACATGCTTACCGGTTTGTACGTGTCTCGTTCGCTTCATTGGCACCGTGACAACAAAGGATAGTCTGATCAGGTTGCATCGCGCCGATTGATGAAGCAGAACCTTTCACAAGCTTCTCCAGAGAATCGAGATATTCCCCATATCTCCACACTGACTTTTGGCTATCGCAGCACACCGACCATGTTAGTAAGCGTTTCATTCTCAGCCTTTTACTTATTGGTCTTCTCGGACTTAATAGGGTGGTGTTGCTTAAACCATTCATCGGTCCAACGTTTCACTTCCTCTCTCTTGTCTCCGTACCGTTCCTGCACCCTGCCCTCGAACTTGTCGTAATTGCCTTCAATGACGAGCAAGTCATCGTCTGTCAATTTTCCCCATTGCTTCTTCAAATCGCCTTTGAATTGTTTCCAGTTCCCCTCGAATTGGTCCTTATTTACGATCAGAACGACTGGAGGGATCTCTGAATGCATGTTCACATTTCCAATGCTCATGGCAGATGCCGTCGAACCGGAACCGGCCCAAATACCCGTCATGATGAGAGCCGCTACGAAAAGTGGAATTGACGGAATTGTCTTCATAAAACCTCCCATGTGTGACCTGCGGGAGATACTAGGCAAAGGACGGGCCACGAAGCTCCCTCGTGCGAAAGGCCCGCTGAGACTTTGATTTAATAGGGAATAAACTGAATTATTTGATAGAGGACATCAGATGTGTGAGAAGGGTCGGGACTGACAAGTTGTCAGAGGATAAAACGAGAATAGTTAATTATTTTCATAGAAAACCATGTGTTGGGACAGATAGGACAACTTGTCCTGGTGCGTCCCTCGGATGCGCGGAATGGGATAACATGATCCGAGCCTGATGGCCAATTACGCCATCAGCCACCACTTCCCCTTTTCCTTCCTCAACGCGGGCGGAAGGGGTGAGCATGAAGGATTCGCCGTAGCGCTCAATGCCATTCATGAGCTGTAACAGTGCTGGGCGCCGTTCCATCAGTTCGTCCGATAAGGCGCACAGCCGATCGTTAAGGAACCGCCTCGCATCGGACTTCATCGCATCACGGTGATCCGCAATGCTCATCCCTTTGGCCCGCTCTATACACCCGCCTCTTTCAGCACCTGTCCCGTATAGGACCGCTTCGCCTTCGCAACTTCTCTCGGCGGGCCTTCGGCCACGATCTCGCCGCCTCGATCGCCACCTTCCGGCCCCATGTCGATAATCCAATCGGCGTTTTTGATGACATCCAGATTGTGTTCGATCACCAACACGGTGTTTCCGGTTTCCACCAAGCGATCCAGCACATCGAGCAGACGCTGGACATCGGCAAAATGCAGGCCGGTCGTCGGCTCGTCGAGGATGTACATCGTGCGGCCTGTTGCCCGCTTGGAGAGTTCGCGTGACAGCTTCACTCGCTGCGCTTCGCCGCCGGAGAGGGTTGTGGCCGACTGTCCCAATTTCACATAGTGCAAGCCGACATCATGCAGGGTCTGTAGTTTCGTCTTGATCAACGGGATATGTTCGAAGAACTCTAATGCGTCGTCCACCGTCATGTTCAGGACATCGGCAATGCTCTTGCCCTTATGCAGAATCTCCAGCGTTTCACGGTTGTAGCGTTGTCCCTTACAGACCTCGCAGGTCACATAGACATCCGGCAGGAAATGCATCTCGATCTTGATGAGCCCGTCCCCTTGACAGGCTTCACACCGCCCACCTTTGACATTGAAACTGTATCGCCCGGGCTTGTATCCACGGACACGCGACTCCGGCAAATTGGAATAGAGATCACGGATGTAGCCGAACAGGCCGGTATACGTCGCAGGGTTCGACCGAGGGGTGCGGCCGATCGGTGACTGATCGATGTCGATGACCTTATCGAGCGCGTCAACCCCCTTCAGTTCTTTGCACCCATCGATCCTGGGCTTTTTGTGATAGAGCAGTTGCGAGAGCGAATGGAACAGCACCTCCAACACGAGGGTGCTCTTTCCCGATCCGGAGACTCCCGTCACGCAGGTAAAGAGTCCCAGCGGAATACGCGCGGTCACGTTCTTTAGATTATGTTTCTGTGCCCCGACGACGAACAGCGTTCCCTTCGCCTTCCGCTGCCGCTGTGGCACGGACACGGTCTGCGCGCCGCGCAGATACTGACCCGTCAACGAGTTGGGATTGCCCATGATTTGTTGAGGCGTCCCTTCCGCGATCACATGCCCGCCATGCGAACCTGCGCCGGGCCCCATATCGAGAAGATGGTCGGCGGCCTGCATCGTCTCGGCATCATGCTCAACCACTACCACCGTGTTGCCGAGATCTCGCAATCGCAGCAACGTCTGCAACAACCGTCGATTGTCGCGTTGGTGCAGCCCGATGGATGGTTCGTCCAAGATGTACAACACCCCGACCAAGCCCGAGCCGATCTGCGTGGCTAGTCTAATGCGTTGCCCTTCGCCACCGGATAAGGTGGCTGCGGCTCGATCGAGCGTCAAATAGTCCAGGCCCACATTGACAAGAAAACCAAGCCGTTCACGAATTTCTTTCAGGATTCGATGCGCGATCACCAGCTCACGGTCGGTAAATTTGAGCGACAGGAAGAAGTCCGCCGCAGCACGAACCGAGAGTTTCGTCACCTCGGAGATCGACTTCTTGGCTAATTTGATGGACAGACTTTCCGGCCTGAGCCGCGCGCCACGGCAGACTTCGCAGGGTTCCAACAGTGTGAAATCTTCTTCTTCCTGACCACCCGGGGTCACGGCATAGCCGATGCCATCACAGGCCGGACAGGCGCCGTGCGGACCATTGAAGGAAAACACCCGGGGCGTGATCTCCGGATAACTCACGCCGCAATTGATACAGGCCAATTTGTCACTGTAGGGGCGGGTATGACCGTCCTCCGTCAGGACGGCTACGAGTCCACCGGTCAATTTCAACGAGGTTTCAACAGAATCCGCCAGTCGGCGCATCAAGGCATCGCCTGGTTTCATCACCAGCCGATCGACGATGATCTCAATCGTGTGCTTCTTTTGTTTGTCGAGAAGAATGTCCTCACCTAAATCGACGAGCTTGCCGTCGACGCGGGCGCGGACATAACCCGCCTTTCGCATCTCCTGCAGTTCCTTCCGGTATTCACCCTTTCGCCCGCGCACGATCGGGGCAAGGATCTGGAACTTCATACCTTCCGGCAAGGAGGCAATGGCATCGACCATCTGCTGTACGGTCTGTGCGGTGATCTCTTCGCCACATTGGAAGCAGTAGGGTTGCCCGACGCGGGCAAAGAGCAGTCGGAGATAGTCATAGATTTCCGTGACGGTACCGACGGTAGAACGGGGATTGTGGCTCGTGCTCTTCTGCTCGATCGAGATGGCGGGAGAGAGCCCTTCGATCGAATCGACATCCGGCTTTCCCATTTGCTCAAGGAACTGCCGAGCATAAGCCGACAGCGACTCCACGTACCGCCGCTGTCCTTCCGCATAGATCGTATCGAAGGCAAGTGAGGACTTGCCGGACCCGCTCAAACCGGTGATCACCACCAGCTTGTCGCGCGGAATTTCCACGTCGATGTTCTTGAGGTTGTGCTCTCGCGCGCCCTTGATGATGATGGAGTTGCCCATAAAGAGACGAGGATTATAGCATGTGGAAATCAAGGAGCAGAAAGCAGTCCCACGGCAAAGGTTGGACCCCGAAGCATGTCGCGTTTCCGGTTGCCGTGAAGAGCCGGCAATTACTTGGGCGCCGGCTCTTTTTCTTCACGTGACCGCTCCGGCTGCTTACCAGTGGAGCGAATGTTGATGAGCTTATTCAAGACGTCAAACCAAAATGGGGCGCCAAGAGAAACCGCAATGGTCGTCAGCGCCAGTCCGATGATCTTCAATGACCAATCGCCAGCTTCGGATGGAGCTGACCTGGGGTTACCGGCTTCGCGCGACCAACCGATCGGAAGCCCCAGTTTCCTAATTTCAGAAGACATCTGCTGAACTCGCTCCGTTGTGCCTTTCGCGTCCTGAGGTAGCGGCTCTTTGGCCGTTGTCTCTGCCATGGCAACTAACGACGCGCGCAACGTCGCGTCATGAGCCAGCGTATTCGCGATCAAGATCGTATCGGCATTGACGGACAACGTGACGGCTAATGCCCAGATCAAGATGAACACCTGCGTTTTTCGCTTATACCACCCGGATACACGATCCATGGCATCGTCATACCACCGCTCCACGTTCTCTCGCGCTTTCTTCACGTCGCCTTCAGCATCATCAATCAAGGCAATGAGAGCACCTTTTATTTGCTCATTGGGGAGTGTGGCGACCGCATTCCGAATATCTTGCAGCGTCTTCGTCTTCGTCGATTCGTGTGCAGGGGCGACCAAATCAAACATAGCCAAGGCGAAGGTTCGAGACGGAACATAGGAAGGAATCTTGCCGGGCTTTGCCAGGTTCTTGATCAAAGGGTGGTTGTACAACTGCTTGGCCAATCCCGTCCCTTCCGAGTCATACAGCAGATTTCGCACTCCGTCCCAGAGATTCCTGGCCCGCATATTCAAGATTCCGGCTACCCATTCGTTCAGAACGGAGCACATCAACCCCAGAAGCAGATACAGCAGCGACAGGCTGATCGCCATTTCAAGCGCCATGGAACCAAACATGAGGTCACCTCCTCGCTCGGCTATCGATGCCCACTCTACTCAGACGTTCCACACCAGGCTACCGGCCAGCTTTTTATCACGTAGATCCAGCACGTAACGCAATTGCGTTCCAACTCTTCAAATGGAGAGCACCATATCCAATCGAGCAGGTGAGAGAAAGACATTCCACATGTTGCCGCATCAGAGGCAGTGCGGGCCTCATGGTGAAGACACCGAAGGTGGTCCGTAGCGGCCGCGAGTATACCAAGCAGCATGGTAACTGGCTACCTTGACAAAGCTCGAAACCGGGTGCTACCACCGTCGCATGGTAAAGTCCGATCATTCTCCCTTGGCACAAGATCCTCAGGCTCCGGCAAAAGTGGTCTCGACTTGGTCCGGACAAGCCCGCGAGGATGCCGTGCAGCGAATGTTCACGGCCATCGCGGGTGTGTATGACCTGAACAACACCCTCTTGAGCTTCGGCCTGCACTACCGCTGGAAGAAAATGACGGCTTCCTATGTTGCCCCGGTCGAACAAGGCGTGGGGCTTGATGTAGGGTCCGGCACGGCGGACCTCGCCCTGCTCCTCCAGCCACGCATGGGCAGCAAGGGGCGTGTGATTGCGTCCGATCTCAATTATGCAATGCTGGCTGAAGGCAGTAAGAAGGTGGGGAGCAGGGGTCTGGCAGATAAGATCTCGTGTTTACAAGCAAGCGCGGAACATTTGGGATTCGCCGACAATACGTTCGATGCGGTCACAACCGGCTTTTGCATGCGGAATGTCGGGGATTTGCCGCAAGCCGTAAGAGAAATCCGCCGGGTGATGAAATCCGGAGGCCGCTTCGTGTGTCTTGAGTTTTCACGTCCGGTGTTCGGCTGGCTTCGGGCTCTGTATGATTGGTACTCCTTTACGCTCCTGCCCTGGGTCGGCACGAAGGTCGCTCGGGACACCACCGGTGTCTATGAGTATCTTCCTGCGTCGATCCGAACATTTCCCGATCAGCAGCGGCTGTGCCAGATCCTCCGTGAGGCCGGCTTCAGCCACGTATCGTACAAAAACCTCAGCGGCGGAATTGTCGCCATTCATATCGCAACGAAATGAGTGCTGAGTAGTGGACTCGATTCTGTACATTTTTCTCCCGTGTAAGAAGGTCTATCCCATCGGGATCACTTACCTAGCGGACTTTATCCATCGACGGAAACCGGAAGTCAGACAGCGAATTCTGGATCTCTCGCTGTTTCCCGTCTCGCGACGGAGTCAAGCGATCCGCGATGCCGCCACGGAGTTCAAGCCGGATCTGGTCTGCTTCTCCTGGCGCGACATTCAGATCTTTTCGCCGCATGAAGGTGATTCCTCGCTGGAACATGCGTTTAACTTCTATTTTGCCAGCAACCCCTTCAAGCGAATCACGGCGTCGATCGAAGGCGTCAAGCAGCTCTACCGCTACTACAATCACATCTATACGATCCTGTCGTACCCGTGGCTGATCCGCAAAGAGTTTCCAAAGTCCCAGATCATGATCGGGGGCGGCGCGTTTACAGCCTTTGCCGATCAATTGATCGAAAAGCTCCCGGAAGGGACAATCGGGATTCTCGGTGAGGGAGAGGACGCCATCCTCAAGGTCATCGAAGGCCGTTCGATTGAGGATGAACGATATATCGTCAAAGAAGGGAAACAGATCCGGAAAGGCCGGCAGGGCTCACCCGCGCTTCTTGATGCTCTGACGGTCGATTTACCCTATCTCACCTCGATCTTTCCTCAGTACGGTGAATACATCGGTGAGTCGATTGGCGTGCAGTCCAAACGAGGCTGTCCCTATGATTGCGCCTTCTGCCTCTATCCCTACATTGAGGGCAAGCGAGTCCGCTACCGGCCGCCCGACATGGTCGTCAAGGACATCGCCCAGCATTATCATCAATGGGGTGCCCGTCGCTTCTGGTTCACTGATGCCCAGTTCATTACGGGGAGGGAAGCCTATCCTCAATGCACCGAAATCCTCGAACGGATCGTCGCTGAAAAACTCGAGATCGAGTGGTCTGGCTACATCAGAACATCGTTGATTACACCGGAGCTGGCCAAGCTGATGGTCCGATCGGGCGTGGGTGACCTGGAGGTGGCCATCACCTCCGGCTCACAAGAGGTGCTGAACAATCTGCACATGGGATTTAAGCTGGAACGCCTGTACGATGGCTGTCGATACCTGGCAGAGGCCGGCTTCAAGGGCAAGGTCATCCTGAACTATTCACTCAACAGTCCCAAGGAAACGGAAGAGAGTCTTCTCCAGAGTGTCGAGGCCTACAAAAAAGTCGCCTCAATCCTAGGGGAAGCGCGTGTCTTTCCGCTCATGTTCTTTCTGGGCATCCAGCCGAATACCGACCTGGAACAGCGGCTGCTGGAGGAGGGATACTTGTCAGCGGGCTATAATCCCTTGATGTTGACCCCGACCAGCATCAGGAAGCTGCTCTACAATCCCGCCCCTCTCAATAAGATCATCGCCAAGGCCTGTCTTCGAGCCTGGGAACGCAAGCATGGTAGCCGCGATCCCCGTCGATGGACAGGATCTCTCTCTCAGTCCACCGGTGAATCACCTACCTATGCCGATCAGAACCTCAGCAAGGGCATTGAGGGTAATTCGGGTCGCGACGCCCTCCTCTCGCTTGAGGAAATCCTCCGCTCCCGTCGACCGGTTCCCTCTCCTTCACAGACGGCCGAACCACGGGCCAGCTCAGCCGGTTGATCTTTCTTCGGACATTCTTGTTGGATTACACCGTTTAGCTTGTCTCTTGTCCATCCGCGGTGCCTTGCATTCCAGTTTCAGCCGGTGCTATCATTTGCCTTCTTCATAGAGTGGAGTGGTACGTTAATCGTTTGGATTTTCATACAATTACACGCGTTAGCCCCTAATCAAGATCGCGCCTTAAGGAGGCGCCTCAATGTATAAGACCATCTATATTCCGGTCGACAATTCCGACCATTCCAATTCAGCAGTGGATGTCGGCGTTCACCTGGCCAAAACCTTCGGCTCCAAGATCGTGGGAAGCCATGTCTATGCGGCAAAAATGCATGACAAACGCTTCAAACAGATGGAAGCCGGCTTACCGGAAGAATATCACGATGAAAAAGAACTCGACCGTCAGCGCCAGATTCATGATTCGCTGATCACCCGCGGACTCCAAATCATCACCGATTCCTATCTCGACTACGTTGATAAGAAATGTACCGAAGCGAATCTCCCGATCGAGCGGCGATCGCTCGAAGGGCGAAATTGGAAGGTGCTGGCTGAGGATATCAATACCAACGGGTATGACCTCGTCATCATGGGGGCACTGGGGGTCGGAGCGGTCAAAGACAGTGTGATCGGCAGCAATACCGAACGCGTTGTCCGCCGAGTCCGAAATTCCGACATGCTCATCATCAAGAACATTCAGCCCTTGAATGGCGGCAAAATCGTGGTGGCTGTCGATGGCAGCCCCTACTCGTTCGGCGGACTGATGACGGGTCTCGCTCTCGGCAAAGCGTTCAATATGCCGGTTGAGGCGATTTCAGCATTCGACCCCTATTTTCACTACGCCGCGTTCCACAGCATTTCCGGGGTTTTAAACGAGGAAGCCGGCAAGGTGTTCCGCTTCAAAGAACAGGAAAAACTGCACGAAGAAATTATCGATAGCGGCCTGGCCAAGATCTACCAGTCTCATCTGGACATTTCTCGTGAAATAGCCCAAGCCGAGCAAACCGATGTGAAAACGACGTTGCTCGACGGCAAGGCCTTCGAAAAAATCATTCAGTATGTCCGCAAGGATGTCCCAGCCTTGCTGATTGTCGGGCGCATCGGGGTCCATAGCGACGAGGACATGGACGTCGGCAGCAACACGGAAAACCTGCTCCGCAGTGCACCTTGTAACGTGCTGATCTCCAACCGCAAGTATGTTCCACCGATCGATACGCAAGCCGAGTACACGATCGCCTGGACCGAAGAAGCGCTACGGCGGATGGAGAAGATCCCCGTCTTCGCACGAGGGGTCGCTAAAACGGCCATTCATCGATATGCCATTGAAAAAGGCCATACGATCATCAGTAACACCGTGGTGGATGCCGCAGTCGGACACATCCTGCCCAAAGGCGCGATGGATGCCATGCGGGCGCTCGGTGGCAGCCTGGATGCGGCTGGTATCGACCGCGACAAGATGCAGGCCGACGAGGCTGTCACGAAAGATCTCATGGGCCCGACGTTGAGCGGGATTATGACCCAGATCGTCGAGGAGAAGCCGAAACAGATCGATGCCTCCACCCAAGCCTACTTGGACCGCATGGGTCAAAACTATTTTGTCTGTGACGGCTGCGGGTACATCGGGAAGGGCGACGCGCCGGTCAGATGTCCCGTGTGCAGTGCGGATGGGACGAAATTCAAACAGGTCGATAAGAAGATCTTCGAAG is a genomic window containing:
- a CDS encoding ATP-binding protein yields the protein MATEDFEKLGVFYLGRPYDLAAKQAKPGLLLYDSKDLVTHAVCVGMTGSGKTGLCLALLEEAAIDNIPAIIIDPKGDLGNLMLTFPSLQGEDFQPWINEDDARKKCLSSIEYAKAQAELWTKGLAGWQQDGARIQRLRDAADIAIYTPGSNAGLPVSILKSFAAPTADVREDSELLRERISTTVTSLLGLLGIEADPIQSREHILLSTILDQTWKQEEDLDLAALIQAIQSPPVSKIGVMDIDSFFPSKDRFALAMKLNNLLAAPGFQAWLEGESLDIQQLLYTSSGKPRLAIFSIAHLNDAERMFFVTLLLSQMVGWMRAQSGTTSLRALVYMDEIFGYFPPVANPPSKLPLMTLLKQARAFGLGVVLATQNPVDLDYKGLANTGTWFIGRLQTERDKARVLEGLEGASTSAGKKFDRGRMEQTLAGLGNRIFLMNNVHEDEPVVFETRWCLSYLRGPLTRTQIKQLMDPVRDAQAGVGAPRAAGKPAKSPKGSARPIVPPDVPQHFVPLRGTQPEGSELIYAPMLLGSSQIRFSDTKSGIDTIQDVIVLAPMGDGPVTVDWDRGTPVDVAVADLEQNPKEGAQFLGLPTSAGKAKSYADWNKEFGGWLFRTQKVELYRSSITKEVSKPGESERDFRVRLQQTGREQRDKGAEALRQKYGSKIATLQERVRRAELAKEKQQTESRSSQMQAAISVGASILGAFLGRKAISASNIGRATTAIRSAGRVMKESQDVGVAEENVAALQQQLMDLEAQFKSESEALAAASDPLNEKLETISIKPTKANIAVKLVTLAWTPHWRDARGSLTSGWS
- a CDS encoding DMT family protein; this translates as MQTVALLTISNIFMTFAWYGHLKFKEYPLFTVILASWGIAFIEYCFQVPANRIGHAQFNAAQLKTIQEVITLVVFSIFSVVYLKEAMKWNYVVGFALIVVAVFIIFKEW
- a CDS encoding DUF1328 domain-containing protein; amino-acid sequence: MLYYALVFLIIGFVAAAVGAGGAAAVATHISWVLFLIAIIFLLVHLLTGRRPPVN
- a CDS encoding CsbD family protein — protein: MHSEIPPVVLIVNKDQFEGNWKQFKGDLKKQWGKLTDDDLLVIEGNYDKFEGRVQERYGDKREEVKRWTDEWFKQHHPIKSEKTNK
- the uvrA gene encoding excinuclease ABC subunit UvrA yields the protein MGNSIIIKGAREHNLKNIDVEIPRDKLVVITGLSGSGKSSLAFDTIYAEGQRRYVESLSAYARQFLEQMGKPDVDSIEGLSPAISIEQKSTSHNPRSTVGTVTEIYDYLRLLFARVGQPYCFQCGEEITAQTVQQMVDAIASLPEGMKFQILAPIVRGRKGEYRKELQEMRKAGYVRARVDGKLVDLGEDILLDKQKKHTIEIIVDRLVMKPGDALMRRLADSVETSLKLTGGLVAVLTEDGHTRPYSDKLACINCGVSYPEITPRVFSFNGPHGACPACDGIGYAVTPGGQEEEDFTLLEPCEVCRGARLRPESLSIKLAKKSISEVTKLSVRAAADFFLSLKFTDRELVIAHRILKEIRERLGFLVNVGLDYLTLDRAAATLSGGEGQRIRLATQIGSGLVGVLYILDEPSIGLHQRDNRRLLQTLLRLRDLGNTVVVVEHDAETMQAADHLLDMGPGAGSHGGHVIAEGTPQQIMGNPNSLTGQYLRGAQTVSVPQRQRKAKGTLFVVGAQKHNLKNVTARIPLGLFTCVTGVSGSGKSTLVLEVLFHSLSQLLYHKKPRIDGCKELKGVDALDKVIDIDQSPIGRTPRSNPATYTGLFGYIRDLYSNLPESRVRGYKPGRYSFNVKGGRCEACQGDGLIKIEMHFLPDVYVTCEVCKGQRYNRETLEILHKGKSIADVLNMTVDDALEFFEHIPLIKTKLQTLHDVGLHYVKLGQSATTLSGGEAQRVKLSRELSKRATGRTMYILDEPTTGLHFADVQRLLDVLDRLVETGNTVLVIEHNLDVIKNADWIIDMGPEGGDRGGEIVAEGPPREVAKAKRSYTGQVLKEAGV
- a CDS encoding class I SAM-dependent methyltransferase, translated to MVKSDHSPLAQDPQAPAKVVSTWSGQAREDAVQRMFTAIAGVYDLNNTLLSFGLHYRWKKMTASYVAPVEQGVGLDVGSGTADLALLLQPRMGSKGRVIASDLNYAMLAEGSKKVGSRGLADKISCLQASAEHLGFADNTFDAVTTGFCMRNVGDLPQAVREIRRVMKSGGRFVCLEFSRPVFGWLRALYDWYSFTLLPWVGTKVARDTTGVYEYLPASIRTFPDQQRLCQILREAGFSHVSYKNLSGGIVAIHIATK